A window from Musa acuminata AAA Group cultivar baxijiao chromosome BXJ3-10, Cavendish_Baxijiao_AAA, whole genome shotgun sequence encodes these proteins:
- the LOC135651987 gene encoding tubulin beta-4 chain-like, producing MREILHVQGGQCGNQIGSKFWEVVCDEHGIDPTGRYTGSSDLQLERINVYYNEASCGRFVPRAVLMDLEPGTMDSIRTGPYGQIFRPDNFVFGQSGAGNNWAKGHYTEGAELIDSVLDVVRKEAENCDCLQGFQVCHSLGGGTGSGMGTLLISKIREEYPDRMMLTFSVFPSPKVSDTVVEPYNATLSVHQLVENADECMVLDNEALYDICFRTLKLTTPSFGDLNHLISATMSGVTCCLRFPGQLNSDLRKLAVNLIPFPRLHFFMVGFAPLTSRGSQQYRALTVPELTQQMWDSKNMMCAADPRHGRYLTASAMFRGKMSTKEVDEQMINVQNKNSSYFVEWIPNNVKSSVCDIPPRGLSMASTFIGNSTSIQEMFRRVSEQFTAMFRRKAFLHWYTGEGMDEMEFTEAESNMNDLVSEYQQYQDATADDEDEYEEEEEEAAQEI from the exons ATGAGAGAAATCCTCCACGTCCAGGGCGGTCAGTGCGGCAACCAGATCGGATCAAAGTTCTGGGAAGTTGTGTGTGATGAGCATGGGATAGATCCCACTGGGAGGTACACTGGGTCGTCAGATCTCCAATTGGAACGCATAAATGTGTACTACAATGAGGCCTCTTGCGGGAGGTTTGTTCCCAGGGCGGTGCTGATGGATCTGGAGCCTGGCACTATGGACAGCATTCGAACTGGGCCATATGGCCAGATCTTCCGCCCTGATAACTTTGTCTTTGGTCAGTCTGGAGCTGGAAACAACTGGGCGAAAGGTCACTACACTGAGGGAGCCGAGCTCATTGACTCTGTTCTTGATGTGGTGAGGAAGGAGGCCGAGAACTGTGACTGCCTTCAGG GATTCCAAGTGTGCCACTCTCTTGGTGGAGGAACTGGCTCCGGAATGGGAACACTTTTAATATCAAAGATCAGGGAGGAGTACCCGGATCGGATGATGCTCACCTTCTCTGTTTTCCCTTCCCCCAAGGTTTCTGACACAGTTGTGGAACCTTACAATGCAACACTTTCTGTCCACCAGTTAGTTGAGAATGCGGATGAATGCATGGTGCTGGACAATGAAGCACTTTATGATATCTGCTTCCGTACTCTCAAGCTAACCACTCCCAGCT TCGGAGACCTAAACCACTTGATATCGGCAACCATGAGTGGCGTCACATGTTGCCTTCGGTTCCCTGGGCAATTGAATTCTGACCTCCGAAAGCTGGCTGTGAATCTGATCCCCTTCCCTCGCCTCCACTTCTTTATGGTCGGTTTTGCACCCTTGACTTCTCGCGGATCACAGCAGTACCGTGCCCTGACCGTCCCGGAGCTCACTCAACAAATGTGGGATTCTAAGAACATGATGTGTGCTGCAGATCCGCGCCACGGTCGGTATCTCACAGCCTCCGCTATGTTCAGAGGCAAGATGAGCACCAAAGAAGTCGACGAGCAGATGATCAACGTCCAGAACAAGAACTCATCCTACTTTGTGGAGTGGATTCCCAACAATGTGAAGTCTAGTGTCTGTGACATACCACCTAGGGGCCTCTCTATGGCGTCCACCTTCATCGGCAATTCGACCTCAATCCAGGAGATGTTCAGGAGGGTGAGCGAGCAGTTCACTGCCATGTTTAGGAGGAAGGCTTTCTTGCACTGGTACACTGGGGAGGGTATGGACGAGATGGAGTTCACCGAGGCCGAGAGCAACATGAATGACCTCGTCTCGGAGTACCAGCAGTATCAGGACGCCACTGCTGATGACGAAGACGaatacgaggaggaggaagaagaagcagccCAAGAGATCTGA